Proteins co-encoded in one Anguilla anguilla isolate fAngAng1 chromosome 16, fAngAng1.pri, whole genome shotgun sequence genomic window:
- the LOC118215300 gene encoding C2 calcium-dependent domain-containing protein 4C-like, with protein sequence MWVVEKIRVSVERTNLPLPVAEYSFKIADIMFGDKTACGKSKRASLCPNIITPDTIPEFCIPSRVTALQDPGRPATAAPHPHPLPRGEASAGELGSSHIIQVESVDDGPSESGFSDEESTNADPQSQAALSLPHLAKAQTCYGFCTLLESPNTRRKESIFHSDPASCSTPLLVPRSRSNTCSRSSLPPSPSSPSFSLHAFSSRLSHRGLPLSRQGTLDSDTTSSAESSPFSSPLLARSPPRSSLFKALSHEKLLSRGARKTAVSRNNSLSTDEGSSTDSSPNVLRRASADLLEPPPCGSRLAPPAIFPMDLVPYRDRVLRENRVPLGQDGTLRLSAEYCPENQRLRVRLISAEGLYAPGVDPKGINCSVSVAMAPGKAQKQRSTVIRKSRNPIFNEDFFFDGVSEDDLCFRTLHFKVVNKMSAMKRDYTLGDCEVPLTSILSM encoded by the coding sequence ATGTGGGTGGTGGAGAAGATCCGCGTGTCGGTGGAGAGGACAAACCTGCCCCTCCCCGTGGCAGAATACAGCTTCAAAATCGCAGACATCATGTTCGGGGATAAAACTGCCTGCGGAAAAAGCAAGAGGGCCTCCCTCTGTCCCAACATCATCACCCCGGACACCATCCCAGAGTTCTGCATCCCGTCCCGGGTCACCGCCCTGCAGGACCCCGGCAGGCccgccaccgccgccccccacccccaccccctccccaggggcGAGGCTTCGGCGGGGGAGCTGGGGAGCAGCCACATCATCCAGGTGGAGAGCGTGGACGACGGGCCCTCGGAGAGCGGCTTCAGTGATGAGGAGAGCACCAATGCCGACCCGCAGAGCCAGGCCGccctctccctgccccaccTGGCCAAGGCCCAGACCTGCTACGGCTTCTGCACGCTGCTGGAGAGCCCCAACACCCGGAGGAAGGAGTCCATCTTCCACAGCGACCCCGCCTCCTGCTCCACCCCGCTGCTCGTCCCGCGGAGCAGGTCCAACACCTGCTCCAGGTCCTCCTtgcccccctcgccctcctcgCCCTCCTTCAGCCTCCACGCGTTCAGCTCCCGGCTCTCCCACAGGGGTCTGCCACTCAGCCGGCAGGGCACCCTGGACAGCGACACCACCTCCTCCGCAGAGTCGTCCCCCTTCAGCTCCCCGCTCCTGGCCCGCTCGCCCCCCAGGTCCTCACTGTTCAAGGCGCTGAGCCACGAGAAGCTGCTGTCCCGGGGCGCCCGCAAAACGGCCGTGTCCCGCAACAACTCGCTGTCCACCGACGAGGGCAGCTCCACGGACAGCAGCCCCAACGTGCTGAGGAGGGCCTCCGCGGACCTGCTGGAGCCCCCGCCCTGCGGCTCCcgcctggccccgcccgccaTCTTCCCCATGGACCTGGTGCCCTACCGCGACCGCGTCCTGAGGGAGAACCGGGTGCCCCTGGGGCAGGACgggaccctgcggctctccgcCGAGTACTGCCCGGAGAACCAGAGGCTGCGGGTCCGGCTGATCAGCGCCGAGGGGCTGTACGCGCCCGGCGTGGACCCCAAGGGCATCAACTGCAGCGTGAGCGTCGCCATGGCGCCCGGCAAGGCGCAGAAGCAGCGGAGCACGGTCATCCGCAAGAGCCGCAACCCCATCTTCAACGAGGACTTCTTCTTCGACGGCGTCTCGGAGGACGACCTCTGCTTCAGGACGCTGCACTTCAAAGTGGTCAACAAGATGTCCGCCATGAAGAGAGACTACACTCTGGGAGACTGTGAAGTTCCTCTGACGAGCATACTGTCCATGTAA